One genomic region from Anopheles bellator chromosome 2, idAnoBellAS_SP24_06.2, whole genome shotgun sequence encodes:
- the LOC131212835 gene encoding transport and Golgi organization protein 1 isoform X2: MKRSASICFVHILCLGLVFTVFETSGKLCGDPECTTAISTAQVTIRYRGGAGQKVNVEQNEHLDILAKNVGKDESYWVRKADGKEGLLAKYFIRETKILVGTADLIQVSDDAPQKPNAVDQTPPADNVTPVPRVTLPPGKSTPINDGNAANVPKAAGLSEKVVPNLEVIPNGATADASVTESNEENASNAEDDEGFEEEEGDESEEEENDEEEDEGEDEGEDEGEIPAVAASDTPKDKPDATAKENKQTAKDEAHNKDGQATLDTVPEFVSQKKSDQPESGEVEIKENGSDPELTTPRPVVSVSAEPIKPLGQNPPDEPPNQASEMKPGNVTLESPQAVGIELEQIQNATDSDETDASAETAPELKLEQVREANTLQLNEETVHQAPSDSDNENRTLEDNSKGEGTKVTEEEIASTSTAPELGDAQIADMASEELTTPLPAVSSEIVEPPTTVEPTVTSAQPTHPTRILSGGLGNLLANSHHHHHHHHHHHNHPHHSHNEQPSRDSNPRETVTMETVGTTHLHFPGQGEMTPPETTTTTAPHGSPLDSTNDNPTEGELPNKEAKGYCDSEIASCDTPKHRHTPPFAESVQRSNGGEGFMQPLEETVQGEPSEDPFKQSPVEDGSSPAQSGAQEAQEPMEDYVEAFLREAIKLSDLILMLSFTSFTLLVFSLGHYLINKNRREKPLIYKLNMVERDLMTAHKETALLRAELHDTKYKLTSIENNSFGSNDMVIALKADLEAAEATKQDLQDQIAGLEKELENAAEAGLELNKMVAELLNQNGSDSIALSVEELQRQLNEQQQTILSMNASLAEKSRENSELQIAIAQQTVKSTDRIDELERQGKELANRRGQLEVEAEQLKSELQQKLDGLRKENGAEIERLTKELKFTQSKADETRKTLAASEAKCDALEQCLKEVKSSDGHVGNAAGLIDIVELKAKITVLTNEKASLQDKLQGETIARQLVEDHMKMVNEEISSLKRDFGKAEKDKLEAETRLEVLSSYFKEKETQLQKELSVKEAMWMKQQGETTSTVEKIRHMQDETQQLKSQNDKLRAEIEAQAAAHKAQYTTLETRSHDAWLATRQAERRLEEARSESSALRRKLTALGDVSASSDGIISLPNASITQTDLGLTAPSPIRVESPNAPPPMMGVLPPPPFMPPFMPGPPPPFMPPFMPPPHGPGEMRPPPLGRLMSPPPNRYSPNSIIDARDRYSPDRGRYSPDSRYDYSVMSTYETENDFSPPPSPPHHSRHSNYDREWDRDHDRDRDRGRDRDQSFKERDRDRGSDRDRDRDRDRDGRASGNGGYARGFTPTRMRTSPPIQDPRNKKYAGGFSSGSQDSLGTRKSSGKYKGGTKANT; this comes from the exons ATGAAACGATCGGCTAGCATTTGTTTTGTACATATTCTTTGTTTGGGATTAGTGTTTACAGTGTTCGAAACTAGTGGTAAACTATGTGGTGATCCAGAATGCACGA CTGCTATTTCAACCGCACAGGTCACGATTCGCTACCGGGGTGGCGCTGGCCAAAAAGTTAACGTTGAACAAAACGAACATCTGGACATTTTAGCCAAGAACGTTGGAAAAGATGAGTCCTACTGGGTACGAAAAGCGGACGGAAAAGAAGGTCTTCTGGCCAAGTATTTCATTCGGGAAACAAAGATTCTAGTGGGCACCGCCGATCTAATACAGGTTAGCGATGATGCGCCCCAGAAACCCAACGCCGTTGATCAAACGCCTCCGGCAGATAACGTTACGCCCGTGCCAAGAGTTACACTTCCACCCGGCAAAAGTACACCGATAAACGATGGCAATGCGGCGAATGTTCCCAAAGCAGCTGGTTTGTCGGAAAAAGTGGTACCCAATTTAGAAGTTATTCCCAATGGAGCGACTGCAGACGCTTCGGTGACGGAatcgaacgaagaaaacgcTTCCAACGCTGAGGATGATGAAGGCTTTGAAGAGGAAGAAGGTGATGAGagcgaagaggaagaaaatgacgaggaggaggacgaaggCGAGGACGAAGGCGAGGACGAAGGTGAAATTCCCGCAGTAGCTGCAAGCGATACACCAAAAGACAAACCAGATGCcacagcgaaagaaaacaaacaaaccgccaaGGATGAAGCACATAACAAAGACGGTCAGGCAACACTGGATACCGTTCCGGAGTTTGTGTCCCAGAAAAAAAGCGATCAACCAGAAAGTGGTGAGGTGGAAATAAAAGAGAACGGTTCCGACCCGGAATTAACAACACCGCGCCCTGTCGTTTCCGTGTCCGCAGAACCTATAAAGCCCTTAGGGCAAAATCCGCCAGATGAGCCTCCCAACCAGGCGAGCGAAATGAAACCGGGTAATGTCACACTTGAAAGTCCGCAGGCGGTTGGAATAGAATTGGAACAGATACAAAACGCCACTGACTCTGATGAAACTGATGCGTCCGCTGAAACTGCACCAGAATTAAAACTGGAGCAGGTTCGGGAAGCAAATACATTGCAATTGAATGAGGAAACTGTTCACCAAGCGCCATCCGACTCCGATAATGAAAACCGAACATTAGAAGACAATTCAAAAGGCGAGGGAACAAAAGTAACAGAAGAAGAGATTGCTTCAACATCTACAGCCCCCGAGCTGGGTGACGCGCAAATTGCCGACATGGCAAGCGAGGAACTAACTACGCCTCTTCCCGCAGTTAGTAGTGAAATAGTAGAGCCACCTACCACAGTCGAACCAACCGTCACAAGTGCTCAGCCTACTCACCCCACTCGCATCCTTAGCGGTGGATTGGGTAACTTACTCGCTAAcagccatcatcaccaccaccatcatcaccatcatcataatcatccTCATCACAGTCACAATGAGCAACCCTCTCGGGATAGTAACCCGAGAGAAACCGTTACCATGGAAACGGTTGGCACTACACATCTTCATTTCCCCGGTCAGGGAGAGATGACGCCACCGGAGACCACAACTACCACCGCACCACACGGCAGCCCGCTGGACTCTACAAATGACAATCCTACCGAAGGCGAACTACCAAACAAAGAAG CGAAAGGATATTGTGACAGTGAAATTGCAAGCTGTGATACGCCAAAACATCGCCATACGCCACCGTTCGCAGAATCAGTGCAGCGCTCGAACGGCGGAGAAGGATTTATGCAGCCGCTGGAAGAAACCGTTCAGGGCGAACCAAGCGAAGACCCATTCAAACAGTCTCCGGTCGAGGATGGCAGCAGCCCGGCACAAAGTGGCGCCCAAGAGGCACAAGAACCGATGGAAGATTATGTGGAAGCCTTTTTACGCGAGGCCATCAAGCTAAGCGATCTCATTCTGATGCTGTCGTTCACTTCTTTCACGCTACTAGTGTTTTCCCTTGGGCACTatttgataaacaaaaaccgacGTGAAAAGCCGCTGATATACAAGCTAAACATGGTTGAGCGCGATCTGATGACGGCACACAAGGAAACGGCGCTGCTCCGAGCGGAACTGCACGACACAAAGTACAAGCTGACCAGCATCGAAAACAATTCGTTCGGTTCAAACGACATGGTGATTGCACTGAAGGCCGACCTCGAAGCGGCCGAAGCGACCAAACAGGATCTGCAGGATCAGATTGCGGGGCTGGAGAAGGAGCTGGAAAATGCGGCCGAGGCGGGACTAGAGCTGAACAAGATGGTGGCCGAACTTTTGAATCAAAACGGTAGCGATTCGATTGCGCTCAGCGTGGAGGAATTGCAGCGCCAGTTGAACGAACAGCAGCAAACGATACTGTCCATGAACGCGTCGCTGGCGGAGAAGAGCCGGGAAAACAGTGAACTGCAAATTGCGATTGCGCAGCAAACGGTCAAATCCACCGACCGCATCGATGAGCTGGAGCGACAGGGAAAGGAACTGGCCAACCGTCGCGGACAACTGGAGGTGGAAGCGGAACAGCTAAAGTCAGAACTTCAGCAAAAGTTGGACGGACTacggaaagaaaacggagcAGAGATCGAACGGTTAACAAAAGAACTAAAATTCACGCAGAGTAAGGCAGACGAGACCCGCAAGACGCTTGCAGCATCGGAAGCGAAGTGTGATGCTTTGGAGCAATGCCTAAAAGAAGTCAAATCGTCAGACGGCCACGTTGGTAACGCTGCTGGTTTAATCGACATAGTGGAACTGAAGGCAAAAATTACTGTACTAACGAATGAAAAGGCATCCTTACAAGACAAGCTGCAGGGCGAAACG ATTGCGCGGCAACTGGTAGAAGATCACATGAAAATGGTGAATGAGGAAATATCCAGTCTAAAGCGAGACTTTGGAAAGGCGGAAAAGGATAAACTAGAAGCAGAAACGAGGCTTGAGGTGCTGTCGTCATACTTCAAGGAAAAGGAAACTCAATTGCAAAA AGAGCTCAGCGTAAAGGAAGCGATGTGGATGAAACAGCAGGGCGAAACAACCAGCACGGTAGAAAAAATCCGTCACATGCAGGATGAAACGCAACAGCTCAA ATCGCAAAACGACAAGCTCCGGGCAGAAATTGAGGCACAAGCAGCTGCTCACAAGGCACAGTACACTACACTCGAAACGCGCTCACACGATGCCTGGCTTGCCACACGCCAAGCGGAACGGAGACTGGAAGAAGCGCGCAGTGAATCGAGTGCTCTCAGGCGTAAGCTGACCGCCTTGGGCGATGTTTCCGCTTCCAGTG ATGGTATAATAAGTTTGCCAAACGCATCCATCACCCAAACCGACCTCGGACTGACGGCTCCCTCGCCGATAAGAGTCGAGTCCCCGAACGCACCGCCACCAATGATGGGTGTGCTACCACCGCCTCCGTTTATGCCTCCGTTTATGCCTGGTCCTCCGCCACCATTCATGCCACCGTTTATGCCGCCTCCTCACGGACCTGGCGAAATGAGGCCCCCACCACTGGGGCGTCTGATGTCACCACCGCCCAATCGGTACTCACCAAACAGCATAATCGATGCCCGGGATCGTTATAGTCCCGACCGAGGAAGATATTCGCCGGACAGTCGATACGATTATTCGGTTATGTCGACgtacgaaaccgaaaacgactTCAGTcctccaccgtcgccgccgcaccATTCGCGGCACTCGAACTACGACCGCGAGTGGGATCGGGACCATGATCGTGACCGCGATCGAGGCCGTGATCGAGACCAAAGCTTCAAGGAACGCGATCGGGATCGGGGtagtgatcgcgatcgtgatcgtgatcgagatcgagatggACGCGCTAGTGGAAATGGAGGCTACGCGAGAGGGTTCACGCCAACCCGAATGCGCACATCGCCTCCGATACAGGATCCTAGGAACAAAAAATATGCAG
- the LOC131212835 gene encoding transport and Golgi organization protein 1 isoform X1 has translation MKRSASICFVHILCLGLVFTVFETSGKLCGDPECTTAISTAQVTIRYRGGAGQKVNVEQNEHLDILAKNVGKDESYWVRKADGKEGLLAKYFIRETKILVGTADLIQVSDDAPQKPNAVDQTPPADNVTPVPRVTLPPGKSTPINDGNAANVPKAAGLSEKVVPNLEVIPNGATADASVTESNEENASNAEDDEGFEEEEGDESEEEENDEEEDEGEDEGEDEGEIPAVAASDTPKDKPDATAKENKQTAKDEAHNKDGQATLDTVPEFVSQKKSDQPESGEVEIKENGSDPELTTPRPVVSVSAEPIKPLGQNPPDEPPNQASEMKPGNVTLESPQAVGIELEQIQNATDSDETDASAETAPELKLEQVREANTLQLNEETVHQAPSDSDNENRTLEDNSKGEGTKVTEEEIASTSTAPELGDAQIADMASEELTTPLPAVSSEIVEPPTTVEPTVTSAQPTHPTRILSGGLGNLLANSHHHHHHHHHHHNHPHHSHNEQPSRDSNPRETVTMETVGTTHLHFPGQGEMTPPETTTTTAPHGSPLDSTNDNPTEGELPNKEAKGYCDSEIASCDTPKHRHTPPFAESVQRSNGGEGFMQPLEETVQGEPSEDPFKQSPVEDGSSPAQSGAQEAQEPMEDYVEAFLREAIKLSDLILMLSFTSFTLLVFSLGHYLINKNRREKPLIYKLNMVERDLMTAHKETALLRAELHDTKYKLTSIENNSFGSNDMVIALKADLEAAEATKQDLQDQIAGLEKELENAAEAGLELNKMVAELLNQNGSDSIALSVEELQRQLNEQQQTILSMNASLAEKSRENSELQIAIAQQTVKSTDRIDELERQGKELANRRGQLEVEAEQLKSELQQKLDGLRKENGAEIERLTKELKFTQSKADETRKTLAASEAKCDALEQCLKEVKSSDGHVGNAAGLIDIVELKAKITVLTNEKASLQDKLQGETIARQLVEDHMKMVNEEISSLKRDFGKAEKDKLEAETRLEVLSSYFKEKETQLQKELSVKEAMWMKQQGETTSTVEKIRHMQDETQQLKSQNDKLRAEIEAQAAAHKAQYTTLETRSHDAWLATRQAERRLEEARSESSALRRKLTALGDVSASSGTAHAYDCGSTTSFKLTPDFFSLLSLTDGIISLPNASITQTDLGLTAPSPIRVESPNAPPPMMGVLPPPPFMPPFMPGPPPPFMPPFMPPPHGPGEMRPPPLGRLMSPPPNRYSPNSIIDARDRYSPDRGRYSPDSRYDYSVMSTYETENDFSPPPSPPHHSRHSNYDREWDRDHDRDRDRGRDRDQSFKERDRDRGSDRDRDRDRDRDGRASGNGGYARGFTPTRMRTSPPIQDPRNKKYAGGFSSGSQDSLGTRKSSGKYKGGTKANT, from the exons ATGAAACGATCGGCTAGCATTTGTTTTGTACATATTCTTTGTTTGGGATTAGTGTTTACAGTGTTCGAAACTAGTGGTAAACTATGTGGTGATCCAGAATGCACGA CTGCTATTTCAACCGCACAGGTCACGATTCGCTACCGGGGTGGCGCTGGCCAAAAAGTTAACGTTGAACAAAACGAACATCTGGACATTTTAGCCAAGAACGTTGGAAAAGATGAGTCCTACTGGGTACGAAAAGCGGACGGAAAAGAAGGTCTTCTGGCCAAGTATTTCATTCGGGAAACAAAGATTCTAGTGGGCACCGCCGATCTAATACAGGTTAGCGATGATGCGCCCCAGAAACCCAACGCCGTTGATCAAACGCCTCCGGCAGATAACGTTACGCCCGTGCCAAGAGTTACACTTCCACCCGGCAAAAGTACACCGATAAACGATGGCAATGCGGCGAATGTTCCCAAAGCAGCTGGTTTGTCGGAAAAAGTGGTACCCAATTTAGAAGTTATTCCCAATGGAGCGACTGCAGACGCTTCGGTGACGGAatcgaacgaagaaaacgcTTCCAACGCTGAGGATGATGAAGGCTTTGAAGAGGAAGAAGGTGATGAGagcgaagaggaagaaaatgacgaggaggaggacgaaggCGAGGACGAAGGCGAGGACGAAGGTGAAATTCCCGCAGTAGCTGCAAGCGATACACCAAAAGACAAACCAGATGCcacagcgaaagaaaacaaacaaaccgccaaGGATGAAGCACATAACAAAGACGGTCAGGCAACACTGGATACCGTTCCGGAGTTTGTGTCCCAGAAAAAAAGCGATCAACCAGAAAGTGGTGAGGTGGAAATAAAAGAGAACGGTTCCGACCCGGAATTAACAACACCGCGCCCTGTCGTTTCCGTGTCCGCAGAACCTATAAAGCCCTTAGGGCAAAATCCGCCAGATGAGCCTCCCAACCAGGCGAGCGAAATGAAACCGGGTAATGTCACACTTGAAAGTCCGCAGGCGGTTGGAATAGAATTGGAACAGATACAAAACGCCACTGACTCTGATGAAACTGATGCGTCCGCTGAAACTGCACCAGAATTAAAACTGGAGCAGGTTCGGGAAGCAAATACATTGCAATTGAATGAGGAAACTGTTCACCAAGCGCCATCCGACTCCGATAATGAAAACCGAACATTAGAAGACAATTCAAAAGGCGAGGGAACAAAAGTAACAGAAGAAGAGATTGCTTCAACATCTACAGCCCCCGAGCTGGGTGACGCGCAAATTGCCGACATGGCAAGCGAGGAACTAACTACGCCTCTTCCCGCAGTTAGTAGTGAAATAGTAGAGCCACCTACCACAGTCGAACCAACCGTCACAAGTGCTCAGCCTACTCACCCCACTCGCATCCTTAGCGGTGGATTGGGTAACTTACTCGCTAAcagccatcatcaccaccaccatcatcaccatcatcataatcatccTCATCACAGTCACAATGAGCAACCCTCTCGGGATAGTAACCCGAGAGAAACCGTTACCATGGAAACGGTTGGCACTACACATCTTCATTTCCCCGGTCAGGGAGAGATGACGCCACCGGAGACCACAACTACCACCGCACCACACGGCAGCCCGCTGGACTCTACAAATGACAATCCTACCGAAGGCGAACTACCAAACAAAGAAG CGAAAGGATATTGTGACAGTGAAATTGCAAGCTGTGATACGCCAAAACATCGCCATACGCCACCGTTCGCAGAATCAGTGCAGCGCTCGAACGGCGGAGAAGGATTTATGCAGCCGCTGGAAGAAACCGTTCAGGGCGAACCAAGCGAAGACCCATTCAAACAGTCTCCGGTCGAGGATGGCAGCAGCCCGGCACAAAGTGGCGCCCAAGAGGCACAAGAACCGATGGAAGATTATGTGGAAGCCTTTTTACGCGAGGCCATCAAGCTAAGCGATCTCATTCTGATGCTGTCGTTCACTTCTTTCACGCTACTAGTGTTTTCCCTTGGGCACTatttgataaacaaaaaccgacGTGAAAAGCCGCTGATATACAAGCTAAACATGGTTGAGCGCGATCTGATGACGGCACACAAGGAAACGGCGCTGCTCCGAGCGGAACTGCACGACACAAAGTACAAGCTGACCAGCATCGAAAACAATTCGTTCGGTTCAAACGACATGGTGATTGCACTGAAGGCCGACCTCGAAGCGGCCGAAGCGACCAAACAGGATCTGCAGGATCAGATTGCGGGGCTGGAGAAGGAGCTGGAAAATGCGGCCGAGGCGGGACTAGAGCTGAACAAGATGGTGGCCGAACTTTTGAATCAAAACGGTAGCGATTCGATTGCGCTCAGCGTGGAGGAATTGCAGCGCCAGTTGAACGAACAGCAGCAAACGATACTGTCCATGAACGCGTCGCTGGCGGAGAAGAGCCGGGAAAACAGTGAACTGCAAATTGCGATTGCGCAGCAAACGGTCAAATCCACCGACCGCATCGATGAGCTGGAGCGACAGGGAAAGGAACTGGCCAACCGTCGCGGACAACTGGAGGTGGAAGCGGAACAGCTAAAGTCAGAACTTCAGCAAAAGTTGGACGGACTacggaaagaaaacggagcAGAGATCGAACGGTTAACAAAAGAACTAAAATTCACGCAGAGTAAGGCAGACGAGACCCGCAAGACGCTTGCAGCATCGGAAGCGAAGTGTGATGCTTTGGAGCAATGCCTAAAAGAAGTCAAATCGTCAGACGGCCACGTTGGTAACGCTGCTGGTTTAATCGACATAGTGGAACTGAAGGCAAAAATTACTGTACTAACGAATGAAAAGGCATCCTTACAAGACAAGCTGCAGGGCGAAACG ATTGCGCGGCAACTGGTAGAAGATCACATGAAAATGGTGAATGAGGAAATATCCAGTCTAAAGCGAGACTTTGGAAAGGCGGAAAAGGATAAACTAGAAGCAGAAACGAGGCTTGAGGTGCTGTCGTCATACTTCAAGGAAAAGGAAACTCAATTGCAAAA AGAGCTCAGCGTAAAGGAAGCGATGTGGATGAAACAGCAGGGCGAAACAACCAGCACGGTAGAAAAAATCCGTCACATGCAGGATGAAACGCAACAGCTCAA ATCGCAAAACGACAAGCTCCGGGCAGAAATTGAGGCACAAGCAGCTGCTCACAAGGCACAGTACACTACACTCGAAACGCGCTCACACGATGCCTGGCTTGCCACACGCCAAGCGGAACGGAGACTGGAAGAAGCGCGCAGTGAATCGAGTGCTCTCAGGCGTAAGCTGACCGCCTTGGGCGATGTTTCCGCTTCCAGTGGTACGGCGCATGCGTATGATTGTGGATCGACTACTTCATTCAAACTAACACctgattttttctctctcttgtcGCTTACAGATGGTATAATAAGTTTGCCAAACGCATCCATCACCCAAACCGACCTCGGACTGACGGCTCCCTCGCCGATAAGAGTCGAGTCCCCGAACGCACCGCCACCAATGATGGGTGTGCTACCACCGCCTCCGTTTATGCCTCCGTTTATGCCTGGTCCTCCGCCACCATTCATGCCACCGTTTATGCCGCCTCCTCACGGACCTGGCGAAATGAGGCCCCCACCACTGGGGCGTCTGATGTCACCACCGCCCAATCGGTACTCACCAAACAGCATAATCGATGCCCGGGATCGTTATAGTCCCGACCGAGGAAGATATTCGCCGGACAGTCGATACGATTATTCGGTTATGTCGACgtacgaaaccgaaaacgactTCAGTcctccaccgtcgccgccgcaccATTCGCGGCACTCGAACTACGACCGCGAGTGGGATCGGGACCATGATCGTGACCGCGATCGAGGCCGTGATCGAGACCAAAGCTTCAAGGAACGCGATCGGGATCGGGGtagtgatcgcgatcgtgatcgtgatcgagatcgagatggACGCGCTAGTGGAAATGGAGGCTACGCGAGAGGGTTCACGCCAACCCGAATGCGCACATCGCCTCCGATACAGGATCCTAGGAACAAAAAATATGCAG